One segment of Bacteroidales bacterium DNA contains the following:
- a CDS encoding glycoside hydrolase family 13 protein — protein sequence MLKKVVVIPVFVIMISVQVYAGYTITRLEPPCWWAGMKNNRLELMVYGPEISDLKPVILDDMVKVRQVTAVANPDYLFILLEFNEAITSRSFEIFFEKEGKSKVSYTYQLLQREPGSAERIGFNDSDVIYLITPDRFANGNPENDNVPGYTDQANRANKDGRHGGDIKGITDHLDYIADMGFSAIWLNPVLENNMTRTSYHGYATTDFYKIDPRYGTNEEYRQLGIILKERKIKLIMDMIANHCGSEHWWMKDLPSGDWINYGGKYVMTNHRRSTVQDPHVSPSDKRLFSDGWFVKSMPDMNQKNPLFARYLIQNSIWWIEYARLSGIRQDTYSYPDKDFMRQWTCEIMNEYPEFSIVGEEWTENPAIIAYWQKGKVNSDGYTSCLGSLMDFPLQNALVKGLNGADVYHNDGLIVMYEMLANDFLYADPYNLVIFPDNHDMNRFFTQVNEDYDLFRIGIAYILTIRGIPQIYYGTEILMKSPGKKDDGIIRGDFPGGWENDPVNAFDDNGLSAQQIEAKLYIKKLVNWRKTKTCLHDGKLVHYSPENGTYVYFRYNEKEKVMVAINMNDQDVNLNGSRFVEVTGSNRQGTDVLTGKVHALDLLIVPARSVLILELN from the coding sequence ATGCTTAAAAAAGTAGTTGTAATACCGGTTTTCGTCATAATGATTTCCGTGCAGGTATATGCCGGTTACACCATTACCAGGCTGGAGCCCCCTTGCTGGTGGGCCGGCATGAAAAACAACCGGCTTGAACTCATGGTATATGGCCCTGAAATTTCGGACCTCAAACCGGTTATCCTGGACGACATGGTGAAGGTCAGACAGGTCACCGCCGTGGCAAACCCTGATTATCTTTTCATCCTGCTGGAGTTTAATGAAGCCATTACCTCCCGAAGTTTCGAAATATTTTTTGAAAAAGAGGGGAAATCCAAAGTCAGTTACACATACCAGCTTTTACAAAGGGAACCGGGCTCCGCTGAAAGAATAGGTTTTAACGATTCTGATGTTATATACCTGATCACACCCGACCGCTTTGCCAACGGAAACCCGGAAAACGACAACGTTCCCGGCTATACGGATCAGGCCAACAGGGCGAATAAGGATGGACGCCATGGTGGTGATATAAAAGGGATTACTGACCACCTTGATTATATTGCAGATATGGGTTTTTCAGCCATCTGGCTGAATCCTGTCCTTGAAAATAATATGACGAGGACGTCTTATCATGGATACGCCACGACAGATTTCTATAAGATCGATCCCAGGTATGGCACGAATGAGGAATACCGGCAATTGGGAATTATTTTGAAAGAGAGGAAGATTAAACTGATCATGGACATGATTGCGAATCACTGCGGTTCAGAGCACTGGTGGATGAAAGACCTGCCTTCCGGCGACTGGATCAATTACGGCGGAAAGTACGTCATGACAAACCACCGGCGTTCAACTGTTCAGGATCCCCATGTTTCCCCATCAGATAAAAGACTCTTTTCCGATGGATGGTTTGTGAAATCGATGCCTGACATGAACCAAAAGAATCCGCTGTTTGCCCGCTACCTGATCCAGAATTCGATCTGGTGGATAGAATATGCCAGGCTTTCAGGCATTCGCCAGGATACCTATTCCTACCCCGACAAGGATTTTATGAGACAATGGACCTGCGAGATCATGAATGAATACCCGGAATTCAGCATTGTAGGCGAAGAATGGACTGAGAATCCCGCCATTATTGCATACTGGCAGAAAGGCAAGGTCAATTCCGACGGTTACACTTCCTGCCTGGGCAGTTTAATGGATTTCCCCCTGCAAAACGCCCTGGTGAAAGGATTGAACGGGGCAGATGTTTATCATAATGACGGCCTGATCGTAATGTATGAAATGCTCGCCAATGATTTCCTTTACGCCGACCCGTATAACCTGGTCATCTTTCCGGATAACCATGACATGAACAGGTTCTTTACCCAGGTTAATGAAGATTATGACCTTTTCAGGATCGGCATAGCTTATATCCTTACGATACGGGGCATACCCCAGATTTATTATGGCACAGAAATCCTGATGAAAAGCCCGGGCAAAAAAGATGATGGCATTATCCGGGGTGATTTTCCCGGAGGTTGGGAAAATGATCCTGTCAATGCCTTTGACGATAATGGTTTATCGGCTCAACAAATTGAAGCAAAACTTTATATAAAGAAACTGGTAAACTGGCGCAAAACCAAAACCTGCCTGCATGACGGAAAACTGGTCCATTATTCCCCTGAGAACGGGACTTATGTTTATTTCCGTTACAACGAAAAGGAGAAAGTCATGGTGGCGATCAATATGAATGATCAAGACGTAAACCTGAACGGTTCAAGATTTGTAGAAGTGACAGGTTCAAACCGTCAGGGTACAGATGTGCTGACCGGCAAGGTTCATGCTCTTGATCTACTTATCGTTCCAGCCAGATCGGTCTTGATTTTGGAATTAAATTAA